From Pseudomonas hefeiensis, one genomic window encodes:
- a CDS encoding toprim domain-containing protein, producing MNKRLDISHGSKTYVRKPMEHNLRADVLQRLESDYGLQHMVGTNYMRKGTCPQCNQKRLFSRHDEPWFIRCGREDKCRYQAPVKELYPDLFDDWSKRAPATNDEPTATAKAYLTFARGFRLELIEGWYTQESYFDRDLNIGSATVRFPLEHGGYWERLIDQPSRFGKKKARFQPKQSYKGYWWCPPCIDVLQVDELWIVEGIFDAIALIHNGISAVAALSSNAFPEESLKALIADCEGKPPKLVWALDNEPGAQKYTKSWVRQARELGFVCEAAQIPQPDARKVDWNDLHQRWAFLDGDEARAQRIDKDLKEAKHQGALLIAESATDKALLMYQWREREEFHFCFDSRLYWWKLDISKFNSAKQALDDSDKKEDQLLNEKAIREKALRMSGCVVEIANCYPKALYFQRNEITDESWYFFRVDFPHDGGSVKNTFTGGQVAAASEFKKRLLGMGAGAVFTGSGQQLDKIMKDQLFGIKTVQTIDYVGYSREYGCYVFNDVAVREGQLITINEEEFFEMGKLKLKSLQKGVKIQLTKDAKNYDPRWLDLLWQCFGTQGIVALTFWFGSLFAEQIRHRYQSFPFLEATGEAGAGKTTLLTLLWKLLGRDGYEGFDPSKSTKAGRSRLMGQVSGMPIVLLESDRSGEDKAHTKTFEWDELKDYYGGGTLATKGVKTAGNETYEPPFRGTIAISQNAPVVASEAIMTRIVKLHFVRPNVTPESRAAADLLNALEGATLSNFVLQAVRKEADVMDLFAQRLPGYEAKLRCLHSHCFACDTPFKDEQSDCVHCGNKLRGYIRVERINKNHAQLLALLDCLRMVVSLTDAQISNTRTQIIRMAIERQASISSDHPVVAEFWEVYEYLEGLDADGPVVNHSKKDNIIAINLNDFVKCAAEHRQKIADVSELRERLKDSRSRKLIDINKATDSAVRAHQAKHSNAVITKQPIVKCWHFQA from the coding sequence ATGAATAAGCGACTCGACATTTCCCATGGCTCAAAAACTTATGTACGTAAGCCCATGGAACACAATCTGCGCGCTGATGTGCTTCAGCGCCTTGAGTCCGATTACGGCCTGCAACACATGGTTGGCACGAATTACATGCGCAAGGGCACTTGCCCTCAGTGCAACCAGAAGCGCTTGTTTTCTCGCCATGATGAACCCTGGTTTATTCGCTGCGGCCGTGAGGACAAGTGCCGATACCAGGCCCCAGTCAAGGAGCTTTACCCCGACCTTTTTGACGACTGGAGCAAGCGAGCGCCAGCCACCAACGATGAGCCAACAGCTACCGCAAAGGCATACCTCACCTTTGCTCGCGGCTTTCGGCTGGAGCTGATTGAGGGCTGGTACACCCAGGAAAGTTACTTTGACCGCGACCTGAATATTGGCTCGGCCACGGTGCGATTCCCCCTTGAGCATGGCGGGTACTGGGAGCGCTTGATCGACCAGCCCTCACGCTTCGGCAAGAAGAAGGCTCGCTTCCAACCCAAGCAAAGCTACAAGGGCTACTGGTGGTGTCCACCTTGTATCGATGTACTCCAGGTTGATGAACTGTGGATTGTCGAGGGCATTTTCGATGCCATCGCGCTCATTCATAACGGCATTTCCGCTGTTGCAGCGTTGTCCTCCAACGCTTTTCCTGAGGAGTCGTTGAAGGCCTTGATAGCAGACTGTGAGGGGAAGCCGCCGAAGTTGGTCTGGGCCCTGGATAACGAGCCTGGCGCGCAGAAGTACACTAAATCGTGGGTCAGGCAGGCTCGCGAGCTGGGCTTCGTCTGCGAGGCCGCGCAGATCCCACAACCAGATGCTCGAAAGGTCGATTGGAACGATCTGCATCAACGCTGGGCGTTTCTGGACGGTGACGAGGCACGTGCCCAGCGGATCGACAAAGACCTCAAAGAAGCCAAGCACCAGGGCGCTCTGCTGATCGCCGAGAGCGCCACCGATAAAGCATTGCTCATGTACCAGTGGCGGGAACGGGAGGAGTTTCACTTCTGTTTCGACTCCCGCTTGTACTGGTGGAAGTTGGATATTTCCAAGTTCAACAGCGCCAAACAGGCGCTCGATGACAGCGACAAAAAAGAAGACCAACTACTCAACGAAAAGGCCATTCGCGAAAAGGCACTGCGCATGTCTGGCTGCGTGGTCGAGATCGCGAATTGCTACCCCAAGGCACTGTATTTCCAGCGCAACGAGATAACCGACGAGTCCTGGTATTTCTTCCGCGTCGATTTCCCACACGACGGTGGCTCCGTGAAAAACACCTTCACCGGCGGCCAGGTCGCTGCTGCCAGTGAGTTCAAGAAAAGGCTTCTTGGCATGGGCGCCGGGGCGGTATTCACCGGCAGTGGACAGCAGCTGGACAAGATCATGAAAGACCAACTGTTTGGCATTAAAACCGTCCAGACCATCGACTACGTCGGCTACAGCCGGGAATACGGCTGCTACGTGTTCAACGATGTGGCCGTTCGCGAAGGGCAACTGATCACAATCAACGAAGAAGAGTTTTTCGAGATGGGCAAGCTGAAACTCAAGAGTTTGCAGAAGGGAGTGAAGATTCAACTTACCAAGGATGCGAAAAACTACGACCCGCGCTGGCTAGATCTACTGTGGCAATGCTTCGGTACCCAGGGCATCGTCGCCCTGACGTTCTGGTTCGGCTCACTGTTTGCTGAGCAAATCCGTCATCGTTACCAGTCGTTCCCCTTCCTTGAGGCCACCGGTGAAGCCGGTGCCGGCAAGACGACCTTGCTGACATTGTTATGGAAACTACTCGGCCGTGATGGGTATGAGGGCTTCGACCCGTCCAAATCCACCAAGGCCGGCCGCAGCCGCTTGATGGGTCAGGTGTCTGGCATGCCTATTGTGTTGCTGGAATCCGACCGAAGCGGCGAAGACAAGGCACACACCAAAACTTTCGAATGGGATGAGCTAAAGGATTATTACGGCGGCGGCACCCTAGCGACCAAAGGGGTTAAAACCGCCGGCAACGAGACGTATGAGCCCCCCTTTCGGGGAACGATCGCCATCAGCCAGAACGCGCCGGTGGTGGCCTCCGAAGCGATCATGACCCGGATCGTCAAACTGCACTTCGTGCGGCCGAACGTGACCCCAGAGAGCCGCGCAGCTGCGGACTTACTCAACGCCTTGGAAGGCGCGACGCTGAGCAACTTCGTGTTGCAGGCCGTGCGTAAAGAAGCCGACGTCATGGATCTGTTTGCACAGCGCCTGCCCGGCTACGAAGCGAAACTGCGCTGCCTGCACTCGCACTGCTTCGCTTGCGACACTCCTTTCAAAGACGAGCAAAGCGACTGCGTACATTGCGGCAACAAGCTGCGCGGCTACATCCGTGTCGAGCGGATCAACAAGAACCACGCCCAACTGCTCGCATTGCTCGACTGCCTGCGGATGGTGGTTTCGCTCACCGATGCGCAGATCAGCAACACCCGCACTCAGATTATTCGCATGGCGATAGAGCGCCAGGCCTCCATCAGTTCCGATCATCCGGTCGTGGCCGAATTTTGGGAGGTGTACGAGTACCTGGAAGGCCTCGACGCCGATGGGCCCGTGGTCAACCACAGCAAGAAAGACAACATCATCGCCATCAACCTCAACGACTTCGTGAAGTGCGCCGCAGAGCATCGCCAGAAAATTGCCGATGTCAGCGAGCTGCGCGAGCGGCTGAAGGATTCCCGCTCTCGAAAGCTGATCGACATCAACAAGGCGACGGATAGCGCGGTGCGGGCTCACCAGGCCAAGCACAGCAACGCGGTCATCACCAAGCAGCCAATCGTGAAGTGCTGGCACTTTCAGGCCTGA